The Anopheles coluzzii chromosome 2, AcolN3, whole genome shotgun sequence genome window below encodes:
- the LOC120949231 gene encoding putative uncharacterized protein DDB_G0293878 isoform X3, whose amino-acid sequence MNMEFQPLPPVSTMNIGPPTPSPSPHIQILSNGPNGSGPTGAGGGGGPGGGHNGMGNQGVHSQLLGPMPPPSILPIGMPLQQVVHNLQHLTNVGGLGMGGNPQQQQQQQQQQQQQQQQQQQHQHQQQQQQTHQNLLTSNTPGANGLTGIHHGGTQNLPPTSQLLQAIHQNTSNNNNNGANNNNNNNNTINLNNNSNGNNNNNNSITQYQVQQLWRHHAYLNGKTSNNKDICGEDKHKEENDPWNVETHSAFLGPNLWDKTLPYDSDLKVHQVSEYADLDEFLSENGIPYDGIPNSNLGNSTSLTGQRSDSIGHCAGLSLSGLGQVTTKRERSPSPSDCMSPETMNPPSPADSTFSMSSTRDFDPRTRAFSDEELKPQPMIKKSRKQFVPDEMKDDKYWARRRKNNMAAKRSRDARRMKENQIALRAGYLEKENMNLHREVEQLKQENMELRARLSKYQEV is encoded by the exons ATGAACATGGAATTCCAACCCTTGCCGCCGGTGTCGACGATGAACATTGGGCCACCGACGCCGTCCCCATCGCCCCACATCCAGATCCTCTCGAACGGTCCGAACGGCAGCGGTCCGACCGGggctggcggtggcggcggacCCGGCGGCGGCCACAATGGTATGGGCAATCAGGGCGTGCACAGTCAGCTTCTGGGGCCGATGCCACCACCGAGCATCCTTCCGATCGGTATGCCCCTGCAGCAAGTTGTTCACAACTTGCAGCATCTTACGAATGTCGGTGGACTCGGCATGGGTGGCaacccgcagcagcagcagcagcagcagcaacagcagcagcaacaacaacaacagcagcaacaacatcagcatcagcagcagcaacagcagacacATCAGAACTTGCTCACGAGCAACACGCCCGGTGCAAACGGACTGACCGGTATCCATCACGGTGGCACACAGAACCTACCGCCTACGTCTCAGCTGCTGCAAGCGATACATCAgaacaccagcaacaacaacaacaatggcgccaataataacaataacaacaacaacacgattAATCTTAACAACAATAGCAAcggcaacaataacaacaacaacagtatcACACAGTACCAGGTGCAGCAGCTGTGGAGACATCACGCGTATCTAAACG GTAAAACAAGCAATAACAAAGATATCTGCGGCGAGGACAAACACAAAGAGGAGAACGATCCATGGAACGTCGAAACACACTCCGCGTTCCTCGGCCCGAACCTATGGGACAAAACCCTGCCCTATGACTCTGATCTCAAAGTGCATCAGGTGAGTGAG TATGCTGACCTGGACGAGTTTCTCTCGGAAAATGGCATTCCGTACGATGGAATACCGAACAGCAATCTGGGAAATTCGACCAGCCTGACCGGGCAGCGGTCGGACAGCATCGGCCACTGTGCGGGGCTGTCGCTGTCCGGTCTCGGGCAGGTCACCACCAAGCGCGAACGGTCGCCCTCGCCATCGGATTGCATGAGCCCGGAAACGATGAACCCACCGTCACCGGCCGATTCAA CGTTCTCGATGTCGTCCACCCGCGACTTTGATCCGCGGACGCGCGCCTTCTCCGACGAGGAGCTGAAACCGCAGCCAATGATCAAAAAGTCCCGCAAACAGTTCGTGCCGGACGAGATGAAGGACGACAAGTACTGGGCGCGCCGTCGAAAGAACAACATGGCGGCGAAGCGGTCCCGCGACGCGCGCCGCATGAAAGAAAACCAAATCGCGCTCCGTGCTGGTTACCTGGAAAAAGAG AACATGAACCTACATCGAGAGGTGGAACAGCTGAAGCAGGAAAACATGGAGCTGCGCGCCCGCCTGTCCAAATACCAGGAGGTATAA
- the LOC120949231 gene encoding uncharacterized protein DDB_G0292186-like isoform X4, giving the protein MNMEFQPLPPVSTMNIGPPTPSPSPHIQILSNGPNGSGPTGAGGGGGPGGGHNGMGNQGVHSQLLGPMPPPSILPIGMPLQQVVHNLQHLTNVGGLGMGGNPQQQQQQQQQQQQQQQQQQQHQHQQQQQQTHQNLLTSNTPGANGLTGIHHGGTQNLPPTSQLLQAIHQNTSNNNNNGANNNNNNNNTINLNNNSNGNNNNNNSITQYQVQQLWRHHAYLNGKTSNNKDICGEDKHKEENDPWNVETHSAFLGPNLWDKTLPYDSDLKVHQYADLDEFLSENGIPYDGIPNSNLGNSTSLTGQRSDSIGHCAGLSLSGLGQVTTKRERSPSPSDCMSPETMNPPSPADSTFSMSSTRDFDPRTRAFSDEELKPQPMIKKSRKQFVPDEMKDDKYWARRRKNNMAAKRSRDARRMKENQIALRAGYLEKENMNLHREVEQLKQENMELRARLSKYQEV; this is encoded by the exons ATGAACATGGAATTCCAACCCTTGCCGCCGGTGTCGACGATGAACATTGGGCCACCGACGCCGTCCCCATCGCCCCACATCCAGATCCTCTCGAACGGTCCGAACGGCAGCGGTCCGACCGGggctggcggtggcggcggacCCGGCGGCGGCCACAATGGTATGGGCAATCAGGGCGTGCACAGTCAGCTTCTGGGGCCGATGCCACCACCGAGCATCCTTCCGATCGGTATGCCCCTGCAGCAAGTTGTTCACAACTTGCAGCATCTTACGAATGTCGGTGGACTCGGCATGGGTGGCaacccgcagcagcagcagcagcagcagcaacagcagcagcaacaacaacaacagcagcaacaacatcagcatcagcagcagcaacagcagacacATCAGAACTTGCTCACGAGCAACACGCCCGGTGCAAACGGACTGACCGGTATCCATCACGGTGGCACACAGAACCTACCGCCTACGTCTCAGCTGCTGCAAGCGATACATCAgaacaccagcaacaacaacaacaatggcgccaataataacaataacaacaacaacacgattAATCTTAACAACAATAGCAAcggcaacaataacaacaacaacagtatcACACAGTACCAGGTGCAGCAGCTGTGGAGACATCACGCGTATCTAAACG GTAAAACAAGCAATAACAAAGATATCTGCGGCGAGGACAAACACAAAGAGGAGAACGATCCATGGAACGTCGAAACACACTCCGCGTTCCTCGGCCCGAACCTATGGGACAAAACCCTGCCCTATGACTCTGATCTCAAAGTGCATCAG TATGCTGACCTGGACGAGTTTCTCTCGGAAAATGGCATTCCGTACGATGGAATACCGAACAGCAATCTGGGAAATTCGACCAGCCTGACCGGGCAGCGGTCGGACAGCATCGGCCACTGTGCGGGGCTGTCGCTGTCCGGTCTCGGGCAGGTCACCACCAAGCGCGAACGGTCGCCCTCGCCATCGGATTGCATGAGCCCGGAAACGATGAACCCACCGTCACCGGCCGATTCAA CGTTCTCGATGTCGTCCACCCGCGACTTTGATCCGCGGACGCGCGCCTTCTCCGACGAGGAGCTGAAACCGCAGCCAATGATCAAAAAGTCCCGCAAACAGTTCGTGCCGGACGAGATGAAGGACGACAAGTACTGGGCGCGCCGTCGAAAGAACAACATGGCGGCGAAGCGGTCCCGCGACGCGCGCCGCATGAAAGAAAACCAAATCGCGCTCCGTGCTGGTTACCTGGAAAAAGAG AACATGAACCTACATCGAGAGGTGGAACAGCTGAAGCAGGAAAACATGGAGCTGCGCGCCCGCCTGTCCAAATACCAGGAGGTATAA
- the LOC120949231 gene encoding uncharacterized protein DDB_G0292186-like isoform X2 produces MNMEFQPLPPVSTMNIGPPTPSPSPHIQILSNGPNGSGPTGAGGGGGPGGGHNGMGNQGVHSQLLGPMPPPSILPIGMPLQQVVHNLQHLTNVGGLGMGGNPQQQQQQQQQQQQQQQQQQQHQHQQQQQQTHQNLLTSNTPGANGLTGIHHGGTQNLPPTSQLLQAIHQNTSNNNNNGANNNNNNNNTINLNNNSNGNNNNNNSITQYQVQQLWRHHAYLNGKTSNNKDICGEDKHKEENDPWNVETHSAFLGPNLWDKTLPYDSDLKVHQYADLDEFLSENGIPYDGIPNSNLGNSTSLTGQRSDSIGHCAGLSLSGLGQVTTKRERSPSPSDCMSPETMNPPSPADSIFDATAFSMSSTRDFDPRTRAFSDEELKPQPMIKKSRKQFVPDEMKDDKYWARRRKNNMAAKRSRDARRMKENQIALRAGYLEKENMNLHREVEQLKQENMELRARLSKYQEV; encoded by the exons ATGAACATGGAATTCCAACCCTTGCCGCCGGTGTCGACGATGAACATTGGGCCACCGACGCCGTCCCCATCGCCCCACATCCAGATCCTCTCGAACGGTCCGAACGGCAGCGGTCCGACCGGggctggcggtggcggcggacCCGGCGGCGGCCACAATGGTATGGGCAATCAGGGCGTGCACAGTCAGCTTCTGGGGCCGATGCCACCACCGAGCATCCTTCCGATCGGTATGCCCCTGCAGCAAGTTGTTCACAACTTGCAGCATCTTACGAATGTCGGTGGACTCGGCATGGGTGGCaacccgcagcagcagcagcagcagcagcaacagcagcagcaacaacaacaacagcagcaacaacatcagcatcagcagcagcaacagcagacacATCAGAACTTGCTCACGAGCAACACGCCCGGTGCAAACGGACTGACCGGTATCCATCACGGTGGCACACAGAACCTACCGCCTACGTCTCAGCTGCTGCAAGCGATACATCAgaacaccagcaacaacaacaacaatggcgccaataataacaataacaacaacaacacgattAATCTTAACAACAATAGCAAcggcaacaataacaacaacaacagtatcACACAGTACCAGGTGCAGCAGCTGTGGAGACATCACGCGTATCTAAACG GTAAAACAAGCAATAACAAAGATATCTGCGGCGAGGACAAACACAAAGAGGAGAACGATCCATGGAACGTCGAAACACACTCCGCGTTCCTCGGCCCGAACCTATGGGACAAAACCCTGCCCTATGACTCTGATCTCAAAGTGCATCAG TATGCTGACCTGGACGAGTTTCTCTCGGAAAATGGCATTCCGTACGATGGAATACCGAACAGCAATCTGGGAAATTCGACCAGCCTGACCGGGCAGCGGTCGGACAGCATCGGCCACTGTGCGGGGCTGTCGCTGTCCGGTCTCGGGCAGGTCACCACCAAGCGCGAACGGTCGCCCTCGCCATCGGATTGCATGAGCCCGGAAACGATGAACCCACCGTCACCGGCCGATTCAA TTTTCGATGCTACAGCGTTCTCGATGTCGTCCACCCGCGACTTTGATCCGCGGACGCGCGCCTTCTCCGACGAGGAGCTGAAACCGCAGCCAATGATCAAAAAGTCCCGCAAACAGTTCGTGCCGGACGAGATGAAGGACGACAAGTACTGGGCGCGCCGTCGAAAGAACAACATGGCGGCGAAGCGGTCCCGCGACGCGCGCCGCATGAAAGAAAACCAAATCGCGCTCCGTGCTGGTTACCTGGAAAAAGAG AACATGAACCTACATCGAGAGGTGGAACAGCTGAAGCAGGAAAACATGGAGCTGCGCGCCCGCCTGTCCAAATACCAGGAGGTATAA
- the LOC120949231 gene encoding uncharacterized protein DDB_G0292186-like isoform X1, with protein sequence MNMEFQPLPPVSTMNIGPPTPSPSPHIQILSNGPNGSGPTGAGGGGGPGGGHNGMGNQGVHSQLLGPMPPPSILPIGMPLQQVVHNLQHLTNVGGLGMGGNPQQQQQQQQQQQQQQQQQQQHQHQQQQQQTHQNLLTSNTPGANGLTGIHHGGTQNLPPTSQLLQAIHQNTSNNNNNGANNNNNNNNTINLNNNSNGNNNNNNSITQYQVQQLWRHHAYLNGKTSNNKDICGEDKHKEENDPWNVETHSAFLGPNLWDKTLPYDSDLKVHQVSEYADLDEFLSENGIPYDGIPNSNLGNSTSLTGQRSDSIGHCAGLSLSGLGQVTTKRERSPSPSDCMSPETMNPPSPADSIFDATAFSMSSTRDFDPRTRAFSDEELKPQPMIKKSRKQFVPDEMKDDKYWARRRKNNMAAKRSRDARRMKENQIALRAGYLEKENMNLHREVEQLKQENMELRARLSKYQEV encoded by the exons ATGAACATGGAATTCCAACCCTTGCCGCCGGTGTCGACGATGAACATTGGGCCACCGACGCCGTCCCCATCGCCCCACATCCAGATCCTCTCGAACGGTCCGAACGGCAGCGGTCCGACCGGggctggcggtggcggcggacCCGGCGGCGGCCACAATGGTATGGGCAATCAGGGCGTGCACAGTCAGCTTCTGGGGCCGATGCCACCACCGAGCATCCTTCCGATCGGTATGCCCCTGCAGCAAGTTGTTCACAACTTGCAGCATCTTACGAATGTCGGTGGACTCGGCATGGGTGGCaacccgcagcagcagcagcagcagcagcaacagcagcagcaacaacaacaacagcagcaacaacatcagcatcagcagcagcaacagcagacacATCAGAACTTGCTCACGAGCAACACGCCCGGTGCAAACGGACTGACCGGTATCCATCACGGTGGCACACAGAACCTACCGCCTACGTCTCAGCTGCTGCAAGCGATACATCAgaacaccagcaacaacaacaacaatggcgccaataataacaataacaacaacaacacgattAATCTTAACAACAATAGCAAcggcaacaataacaacaacaacagtatcACACAGTACCAGGTGCAGCAGCTGTGGAGACATCACGCGTATCTAAACG GTAAAACAAGCAATAACAAAGATATCTGCGGCGAGGACAAACACAAAGAGGAGAACGATCCATGGAACGTCGAAACACACTCCGCGTTCCTCGGCCCGAACCTATGGGACAAAACCCTGCCCTATGACTCTGATCTCAAAGTGCATCAGGTGAGTGAG TATGCTGACCTGGACGAGTTTCTCTCGGAAAATGGCATTCCGTACGATGGAATACCGAACAGCAATCTGGGAAATTCGACCAGCCTGACCGGGCAGCGGTCGGACAGCATCGGCCACTGTGCGGGGCTGTCGCTGTCCGGTCTCGGGCAGGTCACCACCAAGCGCGAACGGTCGCCCTCGCCATCGGATTGCATGAGCCCGGAAACGATGAACCCACCGTCACCGGCCGATTCAA TTTTCGATGCTACAGCGTTCTCGATGTCGTCCACCCGCGACTTTGATCCGCGGACGCGCGCCTTCTCCGACGAGGAGCTGAAACCGCAGCCAATGATCAAAAAGTCCCGCAAACAGTTCGTGCCGGACGAGATGAAGGACGACAAGTACTGGGCGCGCCGTCGAAAGAACAACATGGCGGCGAAGCGGTCCCGCGACGCGCGCCGCATGAAAGAAAACCAAATCGCGCTCCGTGCTGGTTACCTGGAAAAAGAG AACATGAACCTACATCGAGAGGTGGAACAGCTGAAGCAGGAAAACATGGAGCTGCGCGCCCGCCTGTCCAAATACCAGGAGGTATAA